From the genome of Lepus europaeus isolate LE1 chromosome 23, mLepTim1.pri, whole genome shotgun sequence:
GGGTTTGCAGTCACCTGctgaggccccacccccacccctgcagaccGCTCACCCCTGCAGTGGTCGAGCTGGCCCGGGGCCCTCCACTGGAGAGTGTCAGTAGTCAGCTCCCGTGTGGCTCAGTGTTCTGGGAGTTTGACGGAAGTAGGCCTTGGTCCAGCCTGTGCAAAAGGGAATTCCCGGCTCCTAAAGTAGTTGTACTGGGAATGTTGTGACGTCACCAGTGTCCACCACTGTTTGGGGCAGAGCTGTCCTTTGTGCACAGGAGTGGGTCTGCACAGTCCTGCCGTTCAGCTTCTGTTCTCACCCAGCCTTCTTCTCGAGAGGACAGACATGCTCGGCCCCTGACCTATGACCTCGTGCTTTCTCCTGATACGGGTGAGCCCGGCCattccagggcctggccctgagcaCCGCTCTTGGGGCACACTCAGGGCCCTCTGGGGGCTTGGGAGTGGTGCCATTGCCAAACCTGCTTTTGCAGCTTTTTGGAGAAAGCCACAGATAGAACTCCGTGACCCCTGGGTTCTCTTGGTCTCATCCACATCTTGTCTGTCTGATTAAGCAGGTTCTTTTCTAGAGTCTTGGCAGCACAGCCGTCTCTGCAGTTACCAAATACGTACTCGCTCCCAGTTTGCCTTTTTTTCTAAAGAGACAGCTTGTAAAGCAAGAAACAACTTACACATAATATAAGGTGTCAGGATGAGTTGTGGAGAAGATGCTGTCAGGAGTTGTCATGGAAGGAAATCagtgattttactttttaaagatttatttatttgagggggccggcactgtggcgtagccagttaagctgctgcctgcagtgctggcatcccatgtgggtgcttgtttgagaccctactattccacttcctatccagctctctgctatggcctgggaaagcagatgatggcccaaatccttgggcccctgcacccatgtgggagacctggaagaagctcctggctcctggctttggctcagcacagctccagccgttgcagccatttggggagtgaaccagtggatggaaggtctctctctctctctctctctctctctgtaactctgactttaaaataaataaacaagtctttaaaaaaaaaaaagatttatttatttgaaaggcagatatatagagagaaacttccatctgctggttctctcccccaaatggccacaatagccagggctgggccaggcctaagccaggagcttcatctgggtttcccatgtgggtgcaggggcccaagctcttggtctATCCTCTGCTGCATATCagtagggagctaggtcagagcggagcagccgggacttgaactggtgcccatatggggtaccagcactgcaggcagtggctttacctgctatgccacagtgtcagccccaggttgtttgtttgtttgtttgttttttaatggtagagttgcagagagattttccacctgctgtttcattccccaaatggtcgcaacagccaacactgggccagactgaagccaggagcttccttagggtctcacatgtggatgcagtggcccaaagacttgggccatcctctgctgcttttccagacgcattagcaaggagctgtatcagaaacagcgcatccaggacttgaactggctcccaagtaggatgctggtgtcacaggcgttGGCTttatccgctgcaccacagctctgggcccAGTCAGTGACATTTTTATGGTCGGTGTTATTTTGCTGTGATGCTCAGGTTGTAGGTTTTAGGTTTTACTGATGTGGACTTAATGCCCTCACTGGCAAGTTTATcctgctgcctgtgtgtgtgtgtggtccacTGTATAGTTTTGTGTAACCCACACAATCAAAATCCAAAAATGGTCTTGCCTTTTTAAATAGTTGGAAAAAGCCAACAAGAGTAAAatctgggaggccagcactgtggtgtagtgggtaaagctgctgcctgcagtaccagcatcccatatggacactggttcaagtcctggctgctccacttccgatccagctctctgctatggcctgggaaagcagtagaagatggcccaagttcttgggcccctgcacccatgggggagacccagaagaagcttctgctcctggcttcggattggtgcagctccagccattgcagtcatttggggagtgaaccagcggatggaagacctctctctctctctctctgcttctgcttctctctaactctttcaagtaaaataaataaatcttttaaaaaaaagtaaaatctggtGACATGTGGTTAttatataaaattcatatttcagCATCACTAAACATAATTTTATTGGACTAGGGTCACACTTGTTCATTTGTGTATTGTCTGTGGATGCTTTTGTGCTATGAAGACAGATTTGAGTGGTTCTGACAAAGTCCATGTGGCCACAATGccttaatttattaaatattttataaagatttatttatttggaagaattagagagagggagagacattgagagagatcttccatcccctggttcactccccagatggctgcagtggccggggctgggccaggctgaagccaggagccaggaacttcatctgggtcttctgcatgggtgcaggggcccaagcacttgggccttcttccccgctgctttccctggtgcattagcagggagttggattggaagtggaacagccaggactcgaatgggcacccacataggatgctgacactatagaaggtggcttatcctgctgccacagcgtcggccccaatttattaaataatttgagCAGCAGACAGAGCCCTCATTGActggtttcactctccaaatgactacagtgattgggtctgggccaggccaaacccaggagctgggaactcagtccaggtctcctacatgagcagcagaaacccaaatacttgagccgtcactgctgcctccgagAGCCTgctttagcaggatgctggagtctggAGCTAGAGCGCAgcctcaaacccagacattccgCTGTGGGGGGCAGGTGTCTCGCTTAACCTGTGTCTTACCTGCGAGGCCAGATGTGTACCGCAGCCTAAATCATAGACAGTCTCGCCGCCGTTATAGAGTTTACTGACCCCTGCTTTCTCATATGCATGCTTGGCTTATAAATAAGACAACAATCATGCTGTCTGTTACATcagaataaatgttttgaaatggaTTTCTTAAAGGAATTCCGTCCTATTGTGACACCACGTTGATAGGTAATGAAAGCGTTGTAGATGTTTCCAGAGAAATCCCTCTCCTGTCCCTGTCGGAAAACGTGCTGACCGTCCGTGATGCACAGCGTCTGCACGAGAAATCCCAGGGGCTGTGCAGGTGGATTGTAGAGGGACAGTACCCGCGCTCGCTCCACAACTGGAGTGTGGATTTGGGAGATTCCGCACCAGCAGTGgtttctttgtcattttcagattatttatGTAAACCCGAAGACAACATCTACAGCATTGACTTCACCCGCTTCAAGATTCGGGATTTGGAGACGGGGACGGTGCTTTTTGAGATTGCCAAGCCTTGCGTTTCAGGTAGGCCTCGAGGAGGTGGTGCCCGCTGGGCAGGGCCGAGGGGTCTGAATCCTGAACGGTGTGCTGTCGCGGCTTGTTTCTTGGCTCCCGTGTGTCCACCTTCTGCCGGGAGGGCTGCTTGGAAACTGTCCTGAGTGGCTCGCTGCTCCTCACTGTGCTCCTCGGCCTGTGTAGTCTTCACACCCCTGTGAGGAGTTGTCACCCCCGTCTCACAGAGAACGAACGGAGGCCCAGAATTCCCAAATGGTGCCTTGTTAAGGTCCTGTgctcttttatctttttaaaaatttatgtatttgagagacagagtgagacataGACACTCAGATCTcccagctgttggttcactctctaaatgtccacaatggctggggcgaggctagactgaagccaggagccaggaacgcattctgggtctcccaggtgggtggcagggactcagttatttaagccatcacctctgccttccagttctgcattagcaagaagctggaatcaggagctggagccgggcctTGAGTCCAGGCACTGCCTAGATAGGAGACAGCGGTCCTAATCAGTGTCCTCACCCTAGCCCAGACACCCAGCCCTCCTCTGTCTTATCGTATTGCCCCAGCCAGCAAAGGCCCCTTGCAATTAAACTGCAGTGAGGAAGACTCACCTGAGCCCCGAGTCCTGGTACTGAGGGGTCCAGTCCAGACCGAAAGGCAGTTTTGTCTTGCTCCTCGTTACATAGGGCTTTGGTTTTAATCTCTACCTTTTTCTGGAAGAAGAGACCTATAGCTTACCTATTTAGGATTCCTTAAATTAGGCTTGACTGGGCACTTCCTGTGCCTCTGATGCATTTCCAGGGTGATTCATACTTGGCCAGGAGACCCTGTAACAAGTCTTTGGAATGCCTCACTGGAGATTTGGCGCCCCCTGGAGTTAGTTGTTAGAACATCCGCACACAGAGCCTATGTGGTATCAACTCAGATGAAAGCTTGTATTTTGCAAAGCTTTTCTTACCTGATTTGCTCCTGAGAAAGAGCCAGAAAATTTGTCAAGGCAGGCATTAGCCTCTCAGAGAAGTGGAAAGACTTTCTTGAGAGTTTCAGCTCAGATTAATTACCGTGCCAACTTTAGAGCCCTGGCCTCACTCCCATGTGATGTTCTTTATGCTGTGGTAAGCTGGTTCTGACCAAGATACCTAAGGTCAGGCCTCTGGCTTCCCTGGTCTGTGGTGTTCTCATCTCAGGTCCCTCATCCAGGTGCTTTGGCTGTCTCAGGGATTCCAGGGCTACCAcagctgtgtggctttggatTAGACTGGGCACAGAGTAGTCATTTCAGACAAAACTGACCTCTGTCAGGAGGGCCACCACAGATGCTAGAAAGTGTCTGGATTCTCAACCTCTCCAGTCTGTGTTTGAGGATCTTCACGCATGTGGAGTAGCCACCACCTTCCTGCTGCCCTTGTTCTGATGAGTTCAAGCCCCTGAGAAGATTTGGTCTCACTTGGAATCCCGTCTTGGAGCCAGGGCTCTAGAATCTGCAGGTGTGGACCCCTCCTCGGTGTGGCTGCCCACTCTGGAGGTGTCGCTGGCAGAGACGGCTGATGCTGGGAAGGTCCGTATTCAGCATAGACCCGGAGGGTGCTGGTGCCCTGGTCACAGTAGAACGGTTCTTGAGCCCGTTTTACAACTCTGACCTGGGTTTGGGAATGTTCTACAGCAGGCCAGCATTCACCTGGTGGAGGCCATACATGTTGGACCATCGCTCACATGCCTCACCCTCGCCCAGGTGCTCAGAGGGCTGGGCCTAGAGTGGCCTGATTAACCTCAGTCCCAGGAAGTACAGTACCCCAAGGCTTCGATgtaaataacaaaattatttctCGTGATTTATCTTTGCTGAAGCAAACAGAAATGTTTATGTTCCAGAAAGAACTTTTTGACTAGTTccgcctttttaaaaaaaaaatttatttacttgaaaggcagggttacagagaggcagatgtagagaaagagacaggtcttccttccactggttcactccctaaatagttaccacggccagaactgggccaatccgaagccaggatccaggagcttcttctgggtctcccatgtgagtgcaggggtccaaggacttgggccatcttctgctttcccaggccatagcagagaggtggatcagaagtagagcagccaggactcaaactggcacccatatgggatgatggcactgtaggtggtggctttacccactactagtttcttacttatgtatttgaaaaggggagttacagaggggggggaggggagagatccCCTAGTTCAGTTCTCAAAGGgttgcaatgcccagggctgggcctgaccaaagccaggagcccagaactccatttgggtctcccatgcaggtggtaggggcccaagcacttgggctgtcttccactgccttcccaggcacattagcagggagctggaccagaagtggagcagccaggacttgagctggcactcatatgctcatatgggatgctggcatctcaggcaactGCTAACCTGCTGTACCCAATGCCGGTCCTGGTAGCCTCTTTCTTTTGCACAGTGGCTAGTACTGCAGCTCTGTTTCCAGCTTCACTCTTAGGATAAGGCTCAAGCCCCCCAATTATATAAAAAGCAGAAAGCTCAGTGTTTAAGCCAGGCTTGAGTCAGGGAGACTTGGATTCAAATCCCTGTTTCCTTCATCTGCTGTTTGAAGGGCTTCGGTCATGTTCTTCAACCTCTCTGAACTTGGGCTTCCTGCTCTGGCCAGTGGAGGTGCTACTCCCTCACAGGGTGGAGGGGTTTGTGCAAAGCATGTAGCGCAGGGCCTGGTGTCTCGCAGGTGTGCAGCACACGCTGGCCGCCCATCCTGTCCTGTGGGAGGTAGTACTGCAAATTGGTTGTCGTCGTGGGGTTTGGCTGGCGGTGTGGAAAGGGCGCACTGAAGATTCTGGGTGCGTTTTCAGAccaggaggaggacgaggaggcaGAAGGTGGAGACGTGGACATCAGCGCAGGACGCTTTGTCCGTTATCAGTTCACACCAGCATTTCTCCGCCTCCGGACAGTGGGGGCTACGTGAGTACCACTCTTTCCCGAGGGGAGTGTTCTGCCGGTTcacatggaggaaagttcttggTTGGGTTTGGGGTTGGCgtagaggagggaggaggccacGTGGGAGTCACAGAGATTTCTTTTGCAGGGTGGAGTTCACAGTGGGAGACAAACCTGTGTCCAACTTCCGGATGATCGAACGGCACTATTTCCGTGAGCGCTTGCTGAAAAACTTTGACTTTGACTTCGGCTTCTGCATTCCCAGCAGCAGGAACACTTGTGAACATATCTATGAGTTTCCCCAGCTCTCTGAGGACGTCAGTATGTATCCCTtgactcttaaaaaaattttttttaaaagatttgaaagggagagaggcagacagattccatctgctcgttcactccctagatgactacaTCAGTGTGTGCCTGAGCGAGTGCCAACAGGGGAgcgccagtccaagtcctggcggcttcacttccgacccagctctgtgttgatgcacctgggaaagcagtggaagctggccccagtgttggggcccctgccatctgtgtgggaggcctggaagaagctcctggctttgacctgctccagccctggctattggggccatctggggagtgaaccagtagatggaagatctctcactctgtatgtctctccctgtctctgtaatgctgacttttttttttttgacaggcagagtggacagtagagagagagacagagagaaaggtcttcctttttgccgttggttcaccctccaatggccgccgcggtaggtgcgttgcggccggcgcaccgcgccgatccgatggcaggagccaggtgcttctcctggtctcctatggggtgcagagcctaagagcttgggccatcctccactgcactccctggccacagcagagagctggcctggaagaggggcaaccgggacaggatcggtgccccgaccggaactagaacccggtgtgctggcgccgcaaggcggaggattagcttagtgagccgtggcgccggcctgtaatgctgacttttaaataaatacttaaaaaaaaaaaaagcagaaaggtgTTAGGCCTGCAGTTAGGTGAAGTGGAGTCGGGGCGGGACCTGAGAGAGAAGCTGCAGCGTGGCTGAGctggagaggaggagcagccttTCTGTCGCTGGGGCTTCGCCCTGGCTGTCCCGGCCCCTCAGCTGGCACCTGGGGGATGTGAGTGGACTCCTGTGCATGGTGCCTGGCTTTAGCTGCCTTGTGGGGAGGGTGCATGCACACTGGCTGGTTTCTTAGAGTCCCAGGCTCTTAAAGGCTGTCCTATTGAAGACCATGCGCTCTCTACTTGTGTGGCAGTACTGTCAGGTCAGAGTGGGAGGGCAGAGATGTGAGGCAGGGTGTTAGTGACAGCGTCTGTTCTGGCTGGACCTCCCCCCAGCCAGGCTGCAGTGTGTGGCTGTTGCATGAAAAGATTACAAGCTTTCCAAGTTTTACCTCTGAAACCAAGTAAACAGCAAGAGTTTGGAGGTCAGTGTTCTGGACATACACCAGGCAACTTTGGCCTGGATcagttttagcattttttttttttgcttttttttttttttgacaggcagagtagatagtgagagagagagagacagagagaaaggtcttcctttttgccattggttcaccctccaatggccgctgcagccggcgcatctcactgatccgaagccaggagccaggtgcttctcctggtctcccatgcgggtgcggggcccaaggacttgggccatcctccactgccttcccgggccatagcagagagctggcctggaagaggggcaaccgggacagaatccggcgcccccactgtTCTAGtccccggtgtgccagtgccgcaaggcggaggattagcctgttaagccacggcgccggccagtttaagcatttttaaaaacgaGTTGTACCTTTTAAGCACAGTGGTGAGTGAGAGCCCTCGAGACCTTCTGAGGGCTCGGAGTGGCGTGGCTTCACTGACTCAGACCGTGGCCGAGGTCATGTCCCCGttctgtgtggttgaggtcggggTGATTGTCTGAACCACTGGGAGATCACATTTAGACCCCAAGGTGAGCAGACCATCTCTGGAGAGGGCTCTGtgccctctgctccccagccctcATCCCCACCTGGCATTCACAGGAAGTGGGCACAGGGCGGGCAGCCTTCCGGGTCTGGACAGGAATGTCTATAGAGTGGCCAGtgggccagcagccagggcctgcCTGGGTCAGTGAGTGGCTGTGGTTCCTGTTGGCAAGAGGTCAGCACACTTCCCTGGGGCCCTGGCCGCAGGAGTCCAGACTGGGGCAGCTGTGAGCTGCTTCCCCTCTTGTGTGGAAGAGGCTGTCACGGTCAGGGTGGGGCCCTGCCTGTGGTCTCCAGCTCTTGGGGGCTGGCTCCCTCTGCCCTCGCCTCATTGTCCTGGCAGCGAGTACTCACGTGTTCCAGAAGCGCCTGCTTAGGGACCTCGCAGGGGATGTGGGCCTCTTTCCCACCTGGTCCCGGGGCAGACTCACTCA
Proteins encoded in this window:
- the UNC119B gene encoding protein unc-119 homolog B — encoded protein: MNGSNPKAAAAGSAAGPGGLVAGKEEKKKAGGGVLNRLKARRQAPHHAADDGVGTAVTEQELLALDTIRPEHVLRLGRVTENYLCKPEDNIYSIDFTRFKIRDLETGTVLFEIAKPCVSDQEEDEEAEGGDVDISAGRFVRYQFTPAFLRLRTVGATVEFTVGDKPVSNFRMIERHYFRERLLKNFDFDFGFCIPSSRNTCEHIYEFPQLSEDVIRLMIENPYETRSDSFYFVDNKLIMHNKADYAYNGGQ